The segment ttttcatttcaactTTCTGAAATTGGGACTGGCTTTTCCCATCTCAGGAATACTTTATGCGAGTCTCCATGTCAGTTCCTCAAAGGGATTCCCTTGAagcttcaataaatattttcacatattctACAAAGGCAAGTAAACACACAAGTCAATCCGAGtacatatttattaattacctaatGCATACAGAGCATTAGCCTATGTaccagcaaaaataaaaaatttagacAAATCACAGTccatgtttcttccttccttcctttctttcctttcttctttccttccttccttccttttcttcccctcctccaccttgACCTATGCTCAATAAATATATGATGCAAACATCTTCCACTGTTGAACCTCTTTCAGAGCATCTTTTTATGTTGCTTTTTTTCTAAGAAATGCTACTTTACTTCATCTATCCCCTTATTCTTATCCTGTTTAGTCCATTATGAATGCTGTTCTTTCATTTATGGAGCATTGCCTCatgtattccttttttaaaaaatctctttctgctccttAGGATAGCTTGGAACTTCTGTTCCTACCTCTATCCTATGTTTATGTCAATGCATTTGTAGATCTCCCCTCTTCTACATTGTTTTTATTTGGTGGGGGCTTCTTCATTGGCATATCACTCCTAGAAACATCAGTTTATGAAGGAAGCTGTAAAGTATGGTAGAGGTCATCAGCAACCAGACGTCAGGAGTCCCAGACTGACCTTTGACCTTACCATGATACCTGGCAGAATGAGTATTGTCTTTTCTACTCAGGATAAATGtaagtggaggggaaggggtgaTAGTGCAGAGGTTCAGTCTAAGTCAGTAGCATGGATCAATGGAAAAATCAGGCAGGTGATACCATAAGTAGACCTTGAAACATGAGGTTGTAAGATTTCTTGTACTAGTTGTGATTCATTTGTAGTCTGGCCTGGAAATGGGAAGATGAATGGGCATATTACATATTTCAGTTTTCTAACAGTCTTTCACAAGGTTTttatttaaagtagttttttctctttatatcttatTGATTCTTCTTTAGCAACTATATATCTCATCACTAATTCCTTTTAAGGTCAATAGGTTGATAGCATTATTATGTTGATAGCCTGTTGTTCACAGGATCGGTGCATTATGTGAATGAGGAAAGTCCATCAGGACTGAAGAAAGGTAGAAAttatagagattaaaaaaataaagagaatggaGGGGGACAAATTCCAGGCCAATAGACTTGACTTTGATTATTAGGAAACTTCTACAAGACATCATTTAAAGGATGGTCaatgaattttaagaaaagaaagcttTTGGAAAACAAAGTGTGATTACAAAAAACCAGCACAGCTTCATCAAGAAGAGCTTGTGTCTCgttaatattcttttcatttttcataaactTAATAAATTAATCAGGAGAATATTACAGATATTGGTATCacttccttgatgtcatggtcctcttcaagaaagaaggacaatcAACAACCAAGTTGTTAAAGAAAGGGGAACCTCTCTGTTGTGGCCTCTCAGTAAAGAAACCTACTAGTTGAAGTGCCACGATAAAACATTCACTAGTTTAGTATTGTTACCAAGACAAAGTTTGAAAGAATGGCATTCAAGGTCCTCAAGactgggggaaaggaaagaagcatttatacaAGACCTACAATGTACCCATACAGTGCTGAGGACTTTACAAGTAttgcctcatttcatcctcattaTAACCTTGCaaggtatttttattattattttattattttcattttatttttattattattgcccccattttacagatgaagaggctGAAGCAAATGAACTTGAAGatgctcagagtcacacacctaggaaATGCCTGGgactgcatttgaattcaggccctcctAACTACAGAccaagctctctatccactgtactacctttTTAGCTTTATCCTCAATGAATCCTGTAGATAGACACTGCTACAACTTgacttgttttcctcattttctaaatatgttaaaaaagaaagctatatCTTTTGTGAATTTTGTGAACTAGTTGACTCTTAAATTATTCCTTTCCTGCATACTGTGTTGGTAAAATGGTATTATACATAAggttctccctttctcttgctcctTTAGGGTTAGAGGGGAAAGTAACTTTTTTACCAAGTAATTCAGTAGGAATTTTGAGTTGAACACTAAAAGCCCTCTTGCAACTTCCTGATGACATTATTTTGTCCTGTAATTACTCCTCATCATTGCCAACCACAGTTCCTCTTAGGATTAGGTTACAGAGACTGTTTCAGCttcaaatttctttcttcatctgcatTCCTTAACTGAGGGGCTGCTTCTTTTTCATAAAAGTAAGAGTCTATGGCATGTCCTTAATTTAAAACAAGAAATTTAGATACAGCTCTTTTAGAAAAGTGTCgctgtggatagagtattgggcttaGAGTCATGAGTTTGAATTCAATCTGAGATACTTCCTACTTTTGTgatactgagcaagtcatttatcctctgtctgactcagtttccttatctattaagtgaggaaaataataatacctacctcccagggttgttgtgaaataGTATTTGGAAATCACTCtataaaacttaaagtgctacacaaatgctagctatttaatGTTTCTGTTGCTGTTGCTGGGGCTGGGactattattttctctctatatTCCTAGCACCTTTCTAGTAACAAACTCTTCTTTTTACTCCAGAGGAAAGTTATGATCAAATTAGGGGGAGGTAGCTGATATTTGAAAGTTGGCAAATTTCTATTTGATACTCATTGATTTGCATATTAGATTGCCTCTAAGAAATAAAACCCTCACcttgttctttatctctttctgctCTCTCAACTACAAGAGGACTTTGGCTGGGAGCCTGTCTGGGGTGCCCCAGGGTAACACTAGCAAGATAAGCTTGTGGTTGAAGAAGTTCTCCCAGCAAGTACAGAGAAATCTGTCTCCTTTCTTCAAGGCCAGAGGCTGGCCTGTCCAGAAAGAGGTTGCTACTGCCCTGATCTCTGTGCCTGAGTAACAAGATAATCTCATGAAATAGTATGTCCTGCCAAAGAAGTAAGGAAAGTCCAAAAGGTATGTTGGGGGTAGGATTGGGAAAGAGGCAATGTCTGTAGCATTCTGCCCATGGTCTTTTCACCTTTCACTATGTTTAATAAGGGCTTTCAAGATATAGCATACAAGGATACCATATCATATGTTTATGAGTTTGTGGCTTAAGCATACTATTAGCCACCAGGATCCTTTGTTATCTTAGGATTCCAAGGTAAACTATCAAACCCAAgcaaaaacatacaaacaaacaaacaaaaaacccttggAAGTCCACTGGAAACTTTTCGATGGATGGCATGACTTTTAGCTTGACATTTAGAAATCTGGTCTgggatttattttactttaatcaGTTCCAAGGATGTAGCAAAAGTCTCAAGATAATGCACACATTTGCCATTAGAATCAACAGAGGCTCCAAGAAGGATTTCACCTTCTGCTATGTTCTAGGTGGTTCATCCTGAAGCTCTcctaatttctccctttttcttattcttcctccCTTCACTCTGTGACCAGAATATTTAATCTCAGAAAATTCCAACGACTGCTTAAAACCTGTTATAGTCAGATCAGAATTACGGATGGCATTTAAGGCCTTGTTAAATTTCTCAGGTCTAAATTTCCCCAGAAGCAGCTGATGAGGACTCAGGAAAGATAGGGGAATGATAGAGGAACcccaagactggagttccctgtgtaggccatctggaaaagaatttcgcagactcaagcattgttgaggtcaaggtggtaaagatttattatgtttttcagcaggcaagagttcttagggaacctacaACCTTAGAGGAGTGCAATTATAGCTTATATAGGATactctatagtaaaacatgtgctaAGTGTGATGACTAGATGATTCAGAGTTGGATTAGGGAGTAGTTAAGGAGTGATTAGCTCTTAAAGAAATATActcttttagtatctactgtgcagaTATTTTACCTAGAGttcatcgggaaatagcccaaggtggggttACATGAAGGTGTGATTTTAGGTCTGAAAGGTCTCTAAGTCAACCAATGGTCAGGACAGACTAAGGAATActaggctgctctcatcaatgtctagTTAGACAAGATAAACGTAAGGGAGAATatatatgtctaagtctaggatacacacGATTGGTCGGTGAGTAGTCAATATTGTTATGatccagtacacagccagttcagccagttcATAGctagttcaaactaataaattctatagacGCAGCTggctatagcaggaagggagataatggtttgttactagggcaggctgtgtccttgggctggggagaaactgcctgggatagtgttttgaggctagggagaattgtgatttttagagagaagtGTGGTTTTAGAACTGGGGTGCAAGAACATGCACCTAAGCACCCCATCACAACTACAAAGGATCCAAGCCCATTCAGGGGCAGTATTTGCTTATATCTGAAGGAAAGATTCAAGGGTATATTTAATCTGAAGTCAAGAATTATGAATTTATGGTCTTTCTATGGTTATCAAAGCTTTTTTGAGATTTGGTATCTTCATCAGGTGGTCAAAATATCCTTTGTATGGAATAGGCATCTGAtttatggatagcatttttgtaCGTGTGTCTAATATAGACATTTCATCAGATTTTAGCACTAACCCAGTGAAGCCCATGGATTTATAGAATTCTGGCTTAAGTATCACTAAATATAATGACTCTCCACCTCTGTCCTAATATTTTCCAGAATCATCCCATCTTCTTGAAAAGTGTGGTTTCTCTAGAGGAATAGGACATAATATTAATGACATGTATTCCCAGCCTTTCTTCTTCAGGATTGTTTTTATACtagtattttaatttgtttttgtctttgtgtgtctaGCACCTAACATAGTACTTCACAtggaagtgtttaacaaatacaGGAAAACggtgagctcaatgatcttagacaaaCATGGAAAAGGTCTGCCCTCATTAAAAAACAAGCCAGTGCCCAGCCCACTCTTCAGCCACTGGGCTGCTCCTGTTGCTAGGAGCTGATTAGCAGACTGCTGAAACAGAGACACTATCTGCCCAATGATGTCAGCTGCTCCTGGAGCCTATTTCTCTGTTTATTACTCTAAACTGGAGACCTTATGCCCTAAGTCTCGTCTAAAACCCACAAGGCTCATACTTTTGCCCACTTCCCTGTCAGGGCCTACCACTACCCTTATACTGCGGGCCTGAGATCTAATGCCCAAACCTGGGACTGAACATTGTTCTGGGCTTGAGCACAGCTGAACTGCTAATGGTGAGTTCTGACTGCACACCTCTGTGTCAGGCCTgtctctacctctcccttcccactctctTACCATAAATTACTGCAACTTTCCTCCTGTGTTGAGTAGCAGGAAGACCATGGGTAATGCTATTGCTGGGGACCTTACTCTAGCCTCCTATGCCAGGGACTACAACAGAAATCATCTATGAAAACTGGTGCCGCAAGTGACTCAGGTCCAATCAGAATTAATGCTCCACATACAGCTTTTATTATAACAGCAGGTGTTATCTATCTAAGGCCAGGTTAAGGCAAGACCATGCAAGGCAAGTATTAATACCTGAAGCTGCACCCAGAGCTGTCTATACTTACAGGGATACAGGAAGGTCCCCTAAGGCTGCTGGCAAAGCCAGGTCACCTTTTTCCCCTATAAACTCTTGAGGAGAGACATCAAGGGTGCAGGCACTCTCACTACCAGCAAGGCTGGATCATGGTCCCTCGTACAGAGTCTGGAGTGCCTGCCTGCCCTGCTAGAGAGTCAGCCTCAGTCACCAAGCTGGTTGGTCTGCTATAGCCTAGGCTGGTCAATAGGTCAACAAAACCAGGGGATTTTTATGCAATGtctagaaggggaggggaggggagggagtttTATCTGGGATACACACACAGGGCAAGCTCAGGTGGTACCTTAGGGACACCTAAATTTATCTATCTAGTACTTATGCCTATTACAGTATGGGTTTAACTGAGACCTTGGGATCCAATCAAGTTCATCTGTACAACCTTATGTCTTAGATCATGTAGCCAGTGGAGGTAACTATGATTATACTAacttatgtatttctttttaaatttcgaAAAGGAATTATTTTGCTAAGCATGTGGGGGCATATGCCTTGCAGTTACATTCACACATAATATGAGGCTTTAGGAGCCCTGCTAATTATCCAATGTGAGGCTAAAGAAGcgttgatttattgtttttcctAGAGGTTCATTTGGTTTCAAACTTTCTGAAGAAGTATTGCAAGGAGACATATGCAGGGATCCCCTTTGCAGACATCATCAGGAAGGCCTTACTATCCTTCTTCAGCTTTTCCAGCCAGGCCTTTGGCAAGCTTTCTCCCTGACAAGCTGGCTCATTCAGAATCTGGGACAGTGCCGGGCGTAAGTGGTATTGACTGTCCCCAGGACAAAGCACAGGAAAGCAACTTTTTTCCAGGGTCTGTTCTAGTATACCAAGACCAAAGGGGTTAAGGATGTGGTTCCCAGGATAATCATTCATAGCAATTTTACATGGATTCTGGGAGGCCCACCACCAAGATTGACCTCCAATCAGTAATCCACCACCCTCTGCCACAAACTCATGCAATTGCTTTGCCTCATGGTCCTTGTATGTCTGGCAGCAGTATACACTCAGGTCAGTAGAGACACAGGGTACTATGCAACTTTCCAGGCAACTAATATTCAGCAAGGGTCGGAGATCTTTCACTTCAGGGTTAATCCCAATCTTACCCTTCTGGTTCCCTGCCAACCAATGAACAGCATTACAGAGAAAATGGGTCAGCTTAGGTTCGCAGAGTATATCTTCATGGGCAGCAAGTACCACCCGACCCCGGCCATATCGGGCAGCTGCCAGGAAGCAGCCTAGAGAATAATCTAGCCCTAGAGGGAAGGCCAAGGCTCCATGCACCAGTAGTTGAGAGGGGACTCCTGTCAAACTGAAGCTCAGTTCTGAGATTCCATCTAAGAGTTGCTTCTGATCCTGGGAAAGGTCTTCCCCAAACCTGTAAAGGATTCATTTATTTACAGTTAGCATTTAGTAGACTAATGTGGGTCAAAGAATTAGGAATATTCTTTAGTATATGAgtgatcaattaatcaacaaacattaactgGGTCTTTTGTAAACAGAGACCTACATCCTGAGGTAGAACACctttgaattggaagggaccatacAGCTCAACGAATCTTATCCCCAGCTAAAGCACAAATCTCATTTCCAATATTCCTGAGAAGTAACTCTCCAATCTTTGCATAACACTTTCTAGTGGCAAGAAATTCTAGATCTGAGAATTGCCCGTGCCTTTACTTGACATCTCTCATTACTAAGGCTTGTTTACTTACCATGAATTAAAATCTTGCTtcctgtaacttctacccattgattCTTGTTTTTGCCCTTTGGATCCAAAAGACAGAACTACTTCCTGATTCATAtgacagtccttcagatacttaaaTACAACTATCATTTGACTCCCCCATGGCCAAATATCTATGATTTCTAATTATATGTCATAATTTTGAGTTCCCCTTCCCATCCTGGTCACCTTCCTCTGGACATAAGCTAGTCtacatgtaaaatggagatagtatcACTGAATTATACAGTTTTTGAGGTTAttgtaaatatcaaattaaataaGGGAAGTAATATGAATTATACCCGTACTCATATTACGAGTCATTATCCTGAATATTATCTGgcatttttcccctttgtgaATGGGTGAAAATGTGATTCTATTCTGAGTTCTTTTTGCCTTTATCACCTTACATATTTTTAAGAgccctggctttggagtcagataaTTTTCCTTCaggggcaagtaggtggtacaTTGAATAGAATGCCATGCccagagtaaggaagatctgagattcaaccttagacacttactagccatgtgatcctaatcaagtcacttaatcctgtgtcccttagtttcctcatctgtacaatgagctggagaaagaaatggcaaaccacacagtatctctgccaagaaatgggACCCAAATAGGGTCCCAAAGCATTGAACAGGacagaaaaaaactgaacaacagtcttggttcaaatctcaactttgCTATTTCCTATATAATTATGACCAGGCTACATAATCTTTGGAACGCTCAGttgctaatctgtaaaatgatcaggcCGAagatctaagatcccttctagacCTCATTCTATGTACCTTATGATCCTAAGTAGGGATGTGAATGGAACATTAAAACCATATTAGCCATCATGAATTACCTTCCTAATTCATATAGTATAAGCCGGGGCTTGTAAAATGCATTACCTTAGTATGAGAATCTGCAATGAAAcctggtaaaaaaaaatcctaaatgggcCAATGTGTTCTGATTTGAAAGATACCATTTTTGGTAGGTAAGTCAGAAGTACTCCAAACCAAAGGAATAGTGAGATTAACTAAGCTTGGGCAACGTTAGTTAGAGATCAGTTAAATAAGTCCTGATATGACCCAGACTATCCTGCTTAACTTTCTTTTATACATAACTTTGATTACCTGCAAAGCTATTCTTAATAATCCTCAATACTACACACAAATGAGCCAACAGAATTGGTATTTTTTATGATGTAACATTCAGCTAAAGGGATAAGAGTGGTCAAAGGGAGTATAAATAAGACAGAAATTTAAGAATAACTTAAAGCACCAAGCTTCATCAGTTGATTCAGTGCATTTGCAAATACTAGCTGTAATAGGATGAGAATTTTATTTCgaagtaaaattataattttattattgttcacacatttcagtcatgtctgatttttcatgatcccatttggggttttttttttggtaaagatactagagtggtttgccatttccttctccagttcatttttcagttgaggaaaccaagacaaacagggttaaatgacttgcccaaggtcacacagctagtgtctgtagccagatttgaactcaggtatttctgactccaggctcagcactctatccactgaacctcctaactgccctaaaaTTATGATATCTTCTAGTAATTATttgataaatttttattgcttagcactatataaatgtcagttattattattatagttaagCCACATCAATATACTACATATGATAacaacatgtaaaataatttgtaCATTTAATATTGCAAAAATAAAACTACCATGGGATTAAACTACCAGGGGGTTACTTTGTAgagctaaaaaataataaagtgtatttgaaagaataaaaaatctggtgtctcaaaagaaataatggaaaaagtaggaagaatgaaagaaaaatacttccagctatcatattgtattataaaatagtaatcatcaaaaatatttggtattggttaaaatttaaaataaaaatgagatcaaGGAATTAACCAAGTAACAAGACTTGGGCAGAGAACTTCTTTTACACGAGAATGTCCTTCATAATGGATGCCTTGAATGTGATCATTTTTGCTCAACTCTTTGACATCTGGCATAGAGATCTTTGCACACAGGAACACTACTCACCTTACTGTAAGTGGAATTGTAGGTACTTCATTAGAGACTTTTAGGTCACTGATATCTCCATAGGTGTCGGTGAAGTACACACCAGCCACACTGGTAATATGGTTACCAGGGAAGTCAGATAGAACCTTCTTCTGGCATTGTTGACTTGCCCAATGCCAAGCTTGACCTCCAATGAGCAAGCCTCCACCATTCTTTACAAACTGAATCAGCTTTTTGGCCATGGTGGCATCATAAGCATTCATGCAGTATACCCCTAGGGAATCATTTAT is part of the Notamacropus eugenii isolate mMacEug1 chromosome 3, mMacEug1.pri_v2, whole genome shotgun sequence genome and harbors:
- the LOC140531197 gene encoding TRPM8 channel-associated factor 2-like; translation: MTMTPSDAFKKLMNGVDSWHLSTSEVPCELLLIGEAAFPVLVNGKGQVLIAASQYGKGPMVVLAHEGYLHYTSMTQFFHNAVSWLNSCPDSAIGVHSSVEALVSILCSPCLKVQITDCINDSLGVYCMNAYDATMAKKLIQFVKNGGGLLIGGQAWHWASQQCQKKVLSDFPGNHITSVAGVYFTDTYGDISDLKVSNEVPTIPLTVRFGEDLSQDQKQLLDGISELSFSLTGVPSQLLVHGALAFPLGLDYSLGCFLAAARYGRGRVVLAAHEDILCEPKLTHFLCNAVHWLAGNQKGKIGINPEVKDLRPLLNISCLESCIVPCVSTDLSVYCCQTYKDHEAKQLHEFVAEGGGLLIGGQSWWWASQNPCKIAMNDYPGNHILNPFGLGILEQTLEKSCFPVLCPGDSQYHLRPALSQILNEPACQGESLPKAWLEKLKKDSKAFLMMSAKGIPAYVSLQYFFRKFETK